A genomic window from Canis lupus familiaris isolate Mischka breed German Shepherd chromosome 32, alternate assembly UU_Cfam_GSD_1.0, whole genome shotgun sequence includes:
- the LOC100685713 gene encoding LOW QUALITY PROTEIN: SURP and G-patch domain-containing protein 2-like (The sequence of the model RefSeq protein was modified relative to this genomic sequence to represent the inferred CDS: inserted 5 bases in 4 codons; deleted 5 bases in 4 codons; substituted 1 base at 1 genomic stop codon) produces MAARRIAQETFDAVLQEKANQYHMDPSGEAVGEALQFKAQDLLRTVPRARADMYDDIPSDSRYTLAGSIAHPRDTGRESLRGDVFPGPSFRSSNPSVSEDNYIRKECGQDLEFSHPDSRDQVFGHRKLGHFRSQDWKFALRGSWEQDFGHPVSQESPLSQECNFGPSALLGDFGSSRLIEKECLKKKSRDYNVDRPGDTDSVLRGSGQVQGRGXGLNIVDQEGTLLGKGETQGLLPSKGGVGKLVTLRSVSTKNVPTVNHITPKTQGTNQIQKTTSSPDVTLGTNPGTEDIQFPTQIPLGLNLKDIRLPRRKMSFDLIDKSDVFSRFGXIKWAGFHTIKDDVKFSQLFQTLFELETKTCAKMLASFKCSLKPEHRNFCFFTIKFLKHSALKTPRVDNEFLNMLLDKGAVKTKNCFFEIIKHFDKYIMRLQDGLLKXVTPLLMACNAYELSVKMKTLSNPLDLAVALETTNSLCQKSLALLGQTFSLASSFQQEKILEAVGFQDIAPSPAAFPNFEDSTLFGREYIDHLKAWLVTSGCPLQVKKAEPEPTQDEEKVVPPTKPKIQAKSPSGLNDAVPQRADHKVVDTIDQLVTRIVRGSLSPKERALLKEDPAYWFLSDDSSLEYKYYKLKLAEMQRMTPHLAGADQKPIAAECGVWAMLYAWTIRSLKKRLLPGLQRELLRTQGLLGWKVRKATTGTQTLLSSSTRLKHHGRQAPGSLQGKLSQPDGNDTVKDCPPDPVGPSLGDPSPEVLGLSPKPAGAEVSEAPQSSSPCPSADVDMKTMETAEKLARFVAQMGPEIEQFSVENSTDNPDLWFLHDQNSSAFKFYRKKVFELCXSICFTSSPLNLHTSESTDSQESPLDPMEGEGEFEDEPPQHEAELESPEVMPEEDDEDEEDEDEEGTEEASTPRGASRQPGGAAKSEGYKGSPPPPHGLPSEAAEDGPAGAPALSQATSGACFPRKRVSSKSLKVGMIPAPERLCLIQEPKVHEPVRIAYDRPRGCPMSKKKKPKDFDFAQQKLTDKNLGFQMLQKMGWKEGHGLGSCGKGIREPVSMGTASEGEALGADGQEHKEDTXFRQRMMQMYRHKWANK; encoded by the exons aTGGCAGCTAGGCGAATTGCACAGGAGACTTTTGATGCTGTATTGCAAGAAAAAGCTAACCAATATCACATGGACCCCAGTGGTGAGGCTGTAGGTGAAGCTCTTCAGTTTAAAGCTCAAGATCTTCTAAGGACAGTCCCAAGAGCAAGAGCAGATATGTATGATGACATTCCTAGTGACAGCAGATACACTCTGGCTGGATCTATAGCCCACCCTCGAGACACTGGGAGAGAAAGCTTGAGAGGTGATGTATTTCCAGGACCTTCCTTCAGATCAAGCAATCCTTCTGTAAGTGAAGACAACTACATTCGCAAAGAGTGTGGCCAGGATCTGGAGTTTTCCCACCCTGATTCCCGAGACCAAGTTTTTGGCCACCGGAAATTGGGACATTTCCGTTCTCAGGATTGGAAATTTGCACTCCGTGGCTCTTGGGAACAAGACTTTGGCCACCCCGTTTCTCAAGAATCCCCTTTGTCACAGGAGTGTAATTTTGGTCCTTCTGCACTGCTTGGGGACTTTGGTTCCTCTAGGCTGATTGAGAAAGagtgtttgaagaaaaaaagtcgGGATTACAACGTGGACCGTCCAGGGGACAcagactctgtgctcaggggCAGTGGCCAAGTCCAGGGCAGAGGCTGAGGTCTAAACATTGTTGACCAGGAAGGGACCCTTTTAGGAAAGGGAGAGACTCAGGGCTTGCTCCCATCTAAAGGGGGAGTTGGTAAACTTGTCACACTAAGAAGTGTGAGCACGAAGAACGTACCCACTGTAAATCATATTACTCCCAAAACTCAGGGCACCAACCAAATCCAGAAAACCACCTCAAGTCCTGATGTGACCCTGGGGACAAACCCAGGA ACAGAAGATATCCAGTTTCCCACTCAGATCCCTTTGGGGCTCAATCTGAAGGATATTCGGCTTCCCAGAAGAAAGATGAGCTTCGACCTCATAGATAAGTCTGATGTTTTTTCAAGATTTG ATATCAAATGGGCAGGATTCCACACCATAAAAGATGATGTTAAATTTTCTCAGCTTTTCCAGACGCTCTTTGAACTCGAAACCAAAACCTGTGCTAAAATGCTCGCTTCATTCAAATGCTCCTTAAAACCAGAGCAcagaaatttttgcttttttacgATCAAATTTTTAAAGCACTCTGCTTTGAAAACACCCAGAGTTGATAATGAGTTTTTAAACATGCTTTTAGACAAAGGTGCTGTGAAGACCAAAAATTGCTTTTTTGAAATCATAAAGCATTTTGACAAGTACATAATGAGGCTTCAAGACGGCCTTCTGAA TGTCACACCCCTGCTCATGGCTTGCAATGCCTATGAGCTGAGTGTCAAGATGAAAACCCTCAGTAACCCCCTGGACTTGGCTGTTGCCCTGGAGACCACCAATTCTCTCTGCCAGAAGTCTTTAGCCCTTTTGGGACAGACTTTCTCCTTGGCCTCTTCTTTCCAGCAAGAGAAAATCTTAGAAGCTGTTGGCTTCCAAGATATagctccctctcctgctgcatTTCCAAATTTTGAGGACTCTACTCTGTTTGGGAGAGAATACATCGATCACCTGAAGGCCTGGCTGGTCACCAGTGGGTGTCCACTTCAGGTCAAGAAAGCTGAACCTGAGCCTACCCAAGATGAGGAGAAAGTTGTTCCTCCTACCAAACCCAAAATTCAGGCCAAGTCTCCGAGTGGTCTCAATGATGCTGTCCCCCAGCGAGCAGATCACAAGGTGGTGGACACCATCGATCAGCTGGTC ACTCGCATTGTCAGAGGCAGCCTATCTCCCAAAGAGAGAGCTCTTCTCAAGGAGGACCCTGCTTACTGGTTTTTGTCTGATGACAGTAGTCTGGAGTATAAATACTACAAATTGAAGCTGGCAGAAATGCAGCGGATGACGCCACACCTTGCC GGAGCAGATCAAAAGCCAATAGCAGCAGAATGTGGGGTCTGGGCCATGCTGTATGCTTGGACAATCCGGAGCCTCAAGAAGAGGCTCCTCCCAGGCCTCCAGCGGGAGCTGCTCCGCACTCAAGGGCTTCTGGGCTGGAAGGTGAGGAAAGCAACCACTGGGACCCAGACCCTCCTCTCCTCAAGCACCAGACTGAAACACCATGGCCGGCAGGCTCCAGGTTCATTGCAGGGAAAGCTGTCCCAGCCAGATGGAAATGATACTGTCAAGGACTGCCCACCTGACCCAGTTGGACCCTCTCTTGGGGACCCCAGCCCAGAAGTCTTGGGCCTATCCCCCAAGCCAGCAGGAGCGGAAGTCTCTGAAGCTCCTCaatcctcctctccctgcccatcTGCTGACGTTGACATGAAGACAATGGAGACTGCAGAGAAACTGGCCAGATTTGTTGCTCAGATGGGACCAGAAATTGAACAATTCAGCGTAGAAAATAGTACTGACAACCCTGACTTGTGGTTTCTCCATGACCAAAATAGTTCAGCCTTCAAATTCTATCGAAAGAAAGTATTTGAACTAT CATCAATTTGTTTTACATCATCTCCACTGAACCTCCACACCAGTGAGAGCACTGATTCTCAAGAGAGCCCCCTTGATCCcatggaaggggaaggagagttTGAAGATGAGCCCCCTCAGCATGAGGCTGAGTTGGAAAGCCCAGAGGTGATGCCTGAGGAGGATGATGAAGACGAggaagatgaggatgaggaggggaCCGAAGAGGCCTCCACTCCTAGAGGGGCCTCCAGGCAACCAGGAGGGGCTGCCAAGTCCGAGGGCTATAagggcagc ccccccccgccccatggcCTCCCGAGCGAGGCAGCCGAAGATGGCCCGGCGGGTGCACCTGCCCTATCACAGGCCACCTCAGGGGCCTGCTTCCCTCGGAAGAGGGTCAGTAGCAAGTCCTTGAAGGTTGGCATGATTCCGGCTCCAGAGAGGCTGTGTCTCATCCAGGAACCCAAAGTTCATGAACCAGTTCGAATTGCCTACGACAGACCTCGGGGTTGTCCCATGTCCAAAAAGAAGAAACCCAAGGATTTTGATTTCGCCCAGCAGAAGCTGACCGACAAGAACCTGGGGTTCCAGATGCTGCAGAAGATGGGCTGGAAGGAGGGCCACGGCCTGGGCTCCTGTGGGAAGGGCATCAGGGAGCCCGTCAGCATGGGAACTGCATCGGAAGGGGAAGCGTTAGGTGCTGACGGGCAGGAGCACAAGGAAGATA TGTTCCGTCAAAGGATGATGCAGATGTACAGACACAAATGGGCCAACAAATAG